One region of Gouania willdenowi chromosome 13, fGouWil2.1, whole genome shotgun sequence genomic DNA includes:
- the inppl1a gene encoding phosphatidylinositol 3,4,5-trisphosphate 5-phosphatase 2A isoform X2 has protein sequence MAGGGCGLSPLGPAPPMWYHRDLSRAAAEELLARAGRDGSFLVRDSESVNGAYALCVLFQKHVHTYRVLPDDEGFLAVQTSQGVQPKRFKTLPELVSLYLQPSQGLVTTLLYPVDREETVLSDDRDYSDGEDEKPPLPPRSASTSTPPGPDTPTESTPAANGLSTISHEYLKGSYALDLEAVKQGACSLPHLNKTLVASCKRLNGEVDKVLTGLEILSKVFDQQSAFMVSKMIQQSVNQGGDQELENLVTKLAILKDLLSSIEKKALKALQDMSLTSPCSPPLHSMRHSKAIPVQAFEVKLDVYLAELTKIGKSQKYTLSVDVEGGRLVVMKKVKDNQEDWITYTHDKIRQLIKSQRVQNKLGIVLEKEKDKSQRKDFIFASAKKREAFCQLLQLMKNKHSNQDEPDMISIFIGTFNMGSVPSPKSVASWVLCRGLGKTLDEMTVAIPHDLYVFGSQENSVCDREWVESLRAMLKDQTELDYKPIAVQTLWNIKIAVLVKPEHENRISHVGMSSVKTGIANTLGNKGAVGVSFMFNGTSFGFVNCHLTSGNEKIARRNQNYLDILRLLSLGDKQLSSFDISLRFTHLFWLGDLNYRLDMDIQEILNYINRKEFDPLLKVDQLNLEKDKNKVFFRFVEEEISFPPTYRYERGSRDTYVWQKQKATGMRTNVPSWCDRILWKSYPETHIVCNSYGCTDDVVTSDHSPVFATFEVGVTSQFVSKKGLPKSSEQAYIEFESIEAIVKTASRTKFFIEFYSTCLEEFKKSYENDTQSSDNINFLRVGWSNKQLTTLKPLLSEIEYLQDQHLLLTVKSLDGYESYGECVLALKSMIGSTAQQFETCLSHRGEETGKIRGSMRVRVPSERMGTRERLYEWISVDKDETGAPKGKSTMGPRAGHDFLTAEEAGGYTELGGTSVVRKQLGELGKVSEEGERSNKDETAARPKQEAANSDSSISKNSYNNPAYYILEGVPNQSAAAISAELLPSPTSANPQAAKAPHPTASARTKPPCPSSGPPPQRRPMTGLSVRTISEEGSPEDDSAAAAQAGSVGATVGSTLNRPPPDFPPPPLPKAALEPGSEPPMTKPRTLHPDLAEVRIPSAPAAPPVLGEVFRRGGAGGGALDDQSCSVLQMAKTLSESEFSGPPPPRAPSAPPLRGQPLGLGLDACRTFPPRNPITESIAEDMPEEALWGSSSSSLSVGESSVGEWLQRLGLERYEQGLLHNGWDDLEFLSDITEEDLEEAGVMDPAHKLILLESLRQQQQK, from the exons ATGGCCGGGGGTGGATGTGGGCTTTCTCCGTTAGGGCCCGCGCCGCCGATGTGGTATCACCGGGACCTGAGTCGAGCTGCGGCGGAGGAGCTGCTCGCCCGGGCCGGGAGAGACGGAAGCTTCCTGGTGCGGGACAGCGAGAGTGTCAACGGGGCTTACGCTTTATGCGTGTT gTTTCAAAAGCACGTCCACACATACAGAGTCCTCCCAGACGACGAAGGATTTCTGGCTGTACAG ACTTCCCAGGGTGTGCAGCCTAAGAGGTTTAAGACGTTGCCAGAGTTGGTGTCATTGTACCTGCAACCCAGTCAGGGTCTGGTCACCACCCTGCTCTACCCAGTGGACAGGGAGGAGACGGTTCTCAGCGATGACAGGGACTACTCAG ATGGAGAGGATGAGAAACCACCTCTTCCCCCTCGTTCTGCCTCCACCTCCACCCCTCCTGGACCAGACACGCCTACAGAGAG CACTCCTGCTGCTAATGGCTTGAGCACAATTTCCCATGAGTACTTGAAGGGCAGCTATGCTTTGGATCTGGAGGCCGTTAAACAGGGAGCCTGTTCTCTGCCCCACCTCAACAAGACCTTAGTGGCCTCCTGCAAACGCCTTAACGG GGAGGTGGATAAGGTTCTGACTGGGCTGGAGATCCTCTCTAAAGTCTTCGACCAGCAGAGTGCTTTCATGGTCTCTAAGATGATTCAGCAG TCAGTGAATCAGGGCGGAGACCAAGAGTTAGAGAACCTCGTGACCAAGTTGGCAATCCTGAAGGATCTGCTTTCCTCCATAGAGaaaaag GCTCTGAAGGCGCTACAGGATATGAGTCTGACCTCCCCGTGCTCTCCCCCGCTTCACTCAATGCGTCACAGCAAAGCCATTCCTGTGCAGGCTTTCGAG GTGAAGCTTGATGTTTACCTCGCAGAGCTGACAAAGATAGGAAAGAGTCAAAAGTACACGCTGTCGGTGGATGTCGAGGGAGGAAGACTAGTGGTGATGAAGAAAGTGAAGGACAATCAGGAGGACTGGATCACCTACACACACGACAAAa TACGTCAGCTGATCAAGTCCCAGCGTGTGCAGAATAAGCTGGGCATTGTGTTAGAGAAAGAGAAGGATAAGAGCCAGAGGAAAGACTTCATCTTTGCAAGTGCCAAG AAGCGAGAGGCGTTTTGTCAGCTGCTGCAGCTGATGAAGAACAAACATTCCAACCAGGACGAACCAGACATGATCTCCATATTTATCGGCACCTTCAATATGG GTTCTGTTCCATCACCTAAGTCGGTCGCTTCGTGGGTTTTGTGTCGCGGCCTGGGAAAGACGCTGGATGAGATGACCGTCGCCATTCCTCACGATCTTTACGTGTTCGGAAGCCAAGAGAACTCTGTGTGTGATCGGGAGTGGGTGGAGTCACTGCGTGCAATGTTGAAGGATCAAACTGAACTGGATTACAAACCG ATCGCCGTGCAGACGTTGTGGAACATCAAAATTGCTGTGTTGGTGAAACCTGAACACGAGAACCGAATCAGTCATGTGGGGATGTCCAGTGTGAAGACGGGCATTGCTAACACTCTAg GTAACAAAGGGGCAGTCGGCGTATCGTTCATGTTCAATGGAACCTCGTTTGGGTTTGTGAATTGTCACTTGACGTCAGGAAACGAGAAGATTGCCAG GAGAAATCAGAACTACCTTGATATCCTGCGGCTGTTGTCGCTAGGAGACAAACAGCTGAGCTCCTTCGACATCTCGCTGCGATTCACACACCTTTTCTGGCTGGGAGACCTCAACTACAGGCTGGATATGGACATTCAG GAGATTTTAAACTACATCAACAGGAAGGAGTTTGATCCCCTGCTGAAGGTGGACCAACTGAACCTAGAGaaggataaaaataaagtatttttccGCTTTG TGGAGGAGGAGATTTCCTTCCCTCCTACTTATCGTTATGAACGAGGTTCGAGGGACACGTACGTCTGGCAGAAGCAGAAGGCCACAGGG ATGAGAACAAACGTTCCTTCCTGGTGTGACCGGATCTTGTGGAAGTCGTACCCTGAAACGCACATCGTCTGCAACTCCTACG GTTGTACAgatgatgtagtgaccagtgATCATTCCCCTGTTTTTGCGACATTCGAGGTGGGCGTGACCTCCCAGTTTGTCTCCAAAAAAG GTCTGCCTAAGTCTTCAGAACAGGCGTACATTGAATTTGAAAGCATCGAGGCCATAGTGAAGACAGCCAGCAGAACCAAGTTCTTTATCGAATTCTACTCGACATGTCTGGAAG AGTTTAAGAAGAGTTACGAGAATGACACTCAGAGCAGCGACAACATCAACTTCCTGCGCGTGGGATGGTCCAACAAGCAGCTGACCACACTGAAGCCTCTTCTGTCAGAGATCGAGTATCTGCAGGACCAACACCTGTTGCTAACAGTGAAGTCTCTGGATGGTTATGAGTCCTATg GAGAGTGTGTGTTGGCCTTGAAATCAATGATTGGCAGCACAGCACAGCAGTTTGAAACCTGTCTGTCCCATCGTGGCGAGGAAACTGGGAAAATTCGGGGCTCCATGAGGGTCCGAGTCCCCTCTGAGAGGATGGGAACCCGGGAGAGACTCTATG agtgGATCAGTGTGGACAAAGATGAGACGGGTGCACCCAAAGGGAAATCCACGATGGGACCCAGAGCGGGACACGA ttttttgacTGCAGAGGAAGCAGGCGGCTACACAGAGCTGGGCGG gACATCTGTGGTCCGTAAACAGCTGGGAGAGCTGGGAAAGGTTAGTGAGGAGGGAGAGAGAAGCAACAAGGATGAAACAGCAGCAAG ACCGAAACAGGAAGCAGCAAACAGTGACTCATCAATCAGTAAGAACAGCTACAACAATCCAGCGTACTACATCCTGGAAGGAGTTCCCAACCAATCAGCTGCAGCTATTTCCGCTGAGCTTCTCCCATCGCCGACCTCAGCAAACCCCCAGGCAGCTAAAGCCCCTCATCCCACGGCCAGCGCTCGAACCAAACCCCCCTGTCCGTCCTCGGGGCCGCCCCCCCAGCGCAGACCAATGACGGGACTCTCAGTCCGCACCATCAGTGAGGAGGGCTCACCTGAggatgactcagcagcagcagcacaggcaGGAAGTGTCGGAGCAACAGTTGGAAGCACTTTGAATCGACCCCCTCCTGACTTCCCCCCACCTCCTCTTCCTAAAGCAGCCCTGGAACCAGGCTCGGAGCCCCCCATGACCAAACCTCGCACTCTTCACCCTGATCTAGCTGAAGTCAGGATCCCATCAGCCCCCGCTGCACCGCCTGTCCTCGGGGAGGTGTTTAGGCGAGGGGGGGCGGGAGGGGGCGCGCTGGACGACCAGTCATGCTCCGTGCTACAGATGGCAAAGACACTGAGTGAGAGTGAGTTCAGTGGACCGCCTCCACCACGCGCTCCATCAGCACCACCTCTGAGAGGGCAGCCCCTGGGGTTAGGGCTGGACGCCTGCCGCACATTCCCCCCCAGGAACCCCATCACAGAGAGCATCGCTGAGGACATGCCTGAGGAG GCACTTTGGGGCAGCAGCAGCTCATCTCTGTCAGTGGGGGAGTCATCAGTGGGTGAGTGGCTGCAGAGGCTTGGACTGGAGAGATATGAGCAAGGCCTGCTGCACAACGGCTGGGACGACCTGGAGTTCCTGAG tgacatcactgaggAGGACCTGGAAGAGGCAGGTGTGATGGA
- the inppl1a gene encoding phosphatidylinositol 3,4,5-trisphosphate 5-phosphatase 2A isoform X4, translated as MAGGGCGLSPLGPAPPMWYHRDLSRAAAEELLARAGRDGSFLVRDSESVNGAYALCVLFQKHVHTYRVLPDDEGFLAVQTSQGVQPKRFKTLPELVSLYLQPSQGLVTTLLYPVDREETVLSDDRDYSDGEDEKPPLPPRSASTSTPPGPDTPTESTPAANGLSTISHEYLKGSYALDLEAVKQGACSLPHLNKTLVASCKRLNGEVDKVLTGLEILSKVFDQQSAFMVSKMIQQSVNQGGDQELENLVTKLAILKDLLSSIEKKALKALQDMSLTSPCSPPLHSMRHSKAIPVQAFEVKLDVYLAELTKIGKSQKYTLSVDVEGGRLVVMKKVKDNQEDWITYTHDKIRQLIKSQRVQNKLGIVLEKEKDKSQRKDFIFASAKKREAFCQLLQLMKNKHSNQDEPDMISIFIGTFNMGSVPSPKSVASWVLCRGLGKTLDEMTVAIPHDLYVFGSQENSVCDREWVESLRAMLKDQTELDYKPIAVQTLWNIKIAVLVKPEHENRISHVGMSSVKTGIANTLGNKGAVGVSFMFNGTSFGFVNCHLTSGNEKIARRNQNYLDILRLLSLGDKQLSSFDISLRFTHLFWLGDLNYRLDMDIQEILNYINRKEFDPLLKVDQLNLEKDKNKVFFRFVEEEISFPPTYRYERGSRDTYVWQKQKATGMRTNVPSWCDRILWKSYPETHIVCNSYGCTDDVVTSDHSPVFATFEVGVTSQFVSKKGLPKSSEQAYIEFESIEAIVKTASRTKFFIEFYSTCLEEFKKSYENDTQSSDNINFLRVGWSNKQLTTLKPLLSEIEYLQDQHLLLTVKSLDGYESYGECVLALKSMIGSTAQQFETCLSHRGEETGKIRGSMRVRVPSERMGTRERLYEWISVDKDETGAPKGKSTMGPRAGHETSVVRKQLGELGKVSEEGERSNKDETAARPKQEAANSDSSISKNSYNNPAYYILEGVPNQSAAAISAELLPSPTSANPQAAKAPHPTASARTKPPCPSSGPPPQRRPMTGLSVRTISEEGSPEDDSAAAAQAGSVGATVGSTLNRPPPDFPPPPLPKAALEPGSEPPMTKPRTLHPDLAEVRIPSAPAAPPVLGEVFRRGGAGGGALDDQSCSVLQMAKTLSESEFSGPPPPRAPSAPPLRGQPLGLGLDACRTFPPRNPITESIAEDMPEEALWGSSSSSLSVGESSVGEWLQRLGLERYEQGLLHNGWDDLEFLSDITEEDLEEAGVMDPAHKLILLESLRQQQQK; from the exons ATGGCCGGGGGTGGATGTGGGCTTTCTCCGTTAGGGCCCGCGCCGCCGATGTGGTATCACCGGGACCTGAGTCGAGCTGCGGCGGAGGAGCTGCTCGCCCGGGCCGGGAGAGACGGAAGCTTCCTGGTGCGGGACAGCGAGAGTGTCAACGGGGCTTACGCTTTATGCGTGTT gTTTCAAAAGCACGTCCACACATACAGAGTCCTCCCAGACGACGAAGGATTTCTGGCTGTACAG ACTTCCCAGGGTGTGCAGCCTAAGAGGTTTAAGACGTTGCCAGAGTTGGTGTCATTGTACCTGCAACCCAGTCAGGGTCTGGTCACCACCCTGCTCTACCCAGTGGACAGGGAGGAGACGGTTCTCAGCGATGACAGGGACTACTCAG ATGGAGAGGATGAGAAACCACCTCTTCCCCCTCGTTCTGCCTCCACCTCCACCCCTCCTGGACCAGACACGCCTACAGAGAG CACTCCTGCTGCTAATGGCTTGAGCACAATTTCCCATGAGTACTTGAAGGGCAGCTATGCTTTGGATCTGGAGGCCGTTAAACAGGGAGCCTGTTCTCTGCCCCACCTCAACAAGACCTTAGTGGCCTCCTGCAAACGCCTTAACGG GGAGGTGGATAAGGTTCTGACTGGGCTGGAGATCCTCTCTAAAGTCTTCGACCAGCAGAGTGCTTTCATGGTCTCTAAGATGATTCAGCAG TCAGTGAATCAGGGCGGAGACCAAGAGTTAGAGAACCTCGTGACCAAGTTGGCAATCCTGAAGGATCTGCTTTCCTCCATAGAGaaaaag GCTCTGAAGGCGCTACAGGATATGAGTCTGACCTCCCCGTGCTCTCCCCCGCTTCACTCAATGCGTCACAGCAAAGCCATTCCTGTGCAGGCTTTCGAG GTGAAGCTTGATGTTTACCTCGCAGAGCTGACAAAGATAGGAAAGAGTCAAAAGTACACGCTGTCGGTGGATGTCGAGGGAGGAAGACTAGTGGTGATGAAGAAAGTGAAGGACAATCAGGAGGACTGGATCACCTACACACACGACAAAa TACGTCAGCTGATCAAGTCCCAGCGTGTGCAGAATAAGCTGGGCATTGTGTTAGAGAAAGAGAAGGATAAGAGCCAGAGGAAAGACTTCATCTTTGCAAGTGCCAAG AAGCGAGAGGCGTTTTGTCAGCTGCTGCAGCTGATGAAGAACAAACATTCCAACCAGGACGAACCAGACATGATCTCCATATTTATCGGCACCTTCAATATGG GTTCTGTTCCATCACCTAAGTCGGTCGCTTCGTGGGTTTTGTGTCGCGGCCTGGGAAAGACGCTGGATGAGATGACCGTCGCCATTCCTCACGATCTTTACGTGTTCGGAAGCCAAGAGAACTCTGTGTGTGATCGGGAGTGGGTGGAGTCACTGCGTGCAATGTTGAAGGATCAAACTGAACTGGATTACAAACCG ATCGCCGTGCAGACGTTGTGGAACATCAAAATTGCTGTGTTGGTGAAACCTGAACACGAGAACCGAATCAGTCATGTGGGGATGTCCAGTGTGAAGACGGGCATTGCTAACACTCTAg GTAACAAAGGGGCAGTCGGCGTATCGTTCATGTTCAATGGAACCTCGTTTGGGTTTGTGAATTGTCACTTGACGTCAGGAAACGAGAAGATTGCCAG GAGAAATCAGAACTACCTTGATATCCTGCGGCTGTTGTCGCTAGGAGACAAACAGCTGAGCTCCTTCGACATCTCGCTGCGATTCACACACCTTTTCTGGCTGGGAGACCTCAACTACAGGCTGGATATGGACATTCAG GAGATTTTAAACTACATCAACAGGAAGGAGTTTGATCCCCTGCTGAAGGTGGACCAACTGAACCTAGAGaaggataaaaataaagtatttttccGCTTTG TGGAGGAGGAGATTTCCTTCCCTCCTACTTATCGTTATGAACGAGGTTCGAGGGACACGTACGTCTGGCAGAAGCAGAAGGCCACAGGG ATGAGAACAAACGTTCCTTCCTGGTGTGACCGGATCTTGTGGAAGTCGTACCCTGAAACGCACATCGTCTGCAACTCCTACG GTTGTACAgatgatgtagtgaccagtgATCATTCCCCTGTTTTTGCGACATTCGAGGTGGGCGTGACCTCCCAGTTTGTCTCCAAAAAAG GTCTGCCTAAGTCTTCAGAACAGGCGTACATTGAATTTGAAAGCATCGAGGCCATAGTGAAGACAGCCAGCAGAACCAAGTTCTTTATCGAATTCTACTCGACATGTCTGGAAG AGTTTAAGAAGAGTTACGAGAATGACACTCAGAGCAGCGACAACATCAACTTCCTGCGCGTGGGATGGTCCAACAAGCAGCTGACCACACTGAAGCCTCTTCTGTCAGAGATCGAGTATCTGCAGGACCAACACCTGTTGCTAACAGTGAAGTCTCTGGATGGTTATGAGTCCTATg GAGAGTGTGTGTTGGCCTTGAAATCAATGATTGGCAGCACAGCACAGCAGTTTGAAACCTGTCTGTCCCATCGTGGCGAGGAAACTGGGAAAATTCGGGGCTCCATGAGGGTCCGAGTCCCCTCTGAGAGGATGGGAACCCGGGAGAGACTCTATG agtgGATCAGTGTGGACAAAGATGAGACGGGTGCACCCAAAGGGAAATCCACGATGGGACCCAGAGCGGGACACGA gACATCTGTGGTCCGTAAACAGCTGGGAGAGCTGGGAAAGGTTAGTGAGGAGGGAGAGAGAAGCAACAAGGATGAAACAGCAGCAAG ACCGAAACAGGAAGCAGCAAACAGTGACTCATCAATCAGTAAGAACAGCTACAACAATCCAGCGTACTACATCCTGGAAGGAGTTCCCAACCAATCAGCTGCAGCTATTTCCGCTGAGCTTCTCCCATCGCCGACCTCAGCAAACCCCCAGGCAGCTAAAGCCCCTCATCCCACGGCCAGCGCTCGAACCAAACCCCCCTGTCCGTCCTCGGGGCCGCCCCCCCAGCGCAGACCAATGACGGGACTCTCAGTCCGCACCATCAGTGAGGAGGGCTCACCTGAggatgactcagcagcagcagcacaggcaGGAAGTGTCGGAGCAACAGTTGGAAGCACTTTGAATCGACCCCCTCCTGACTTCCCCCCACCTCCTCTTCCTAAAGCAGCCCTGGAACCAGGCTCGGAGCCCCCCATGACCAAACCTCGCACTCTTCACCCTGATCTAGCTGAAGTCAGGATCCCATCAGCCCCCGCTGCACCGCCTGTCCTCGGGGAGGTGTTTAGGCGAGGGGGGGCGGGAGGGGGCGCGCTGGACGACCAGTCATGCTCCGTGCTACAGATGGCAAAGACACTGAGTGAGAGTGAGTTCAGTGGACCGCCTCCACCACGCGCTCCATCAGCACCACCTCTGAGAGGGCAGCCCCTGGGGTTAGGGCTGGACGCCTGCCGCACATTCCCCCCCAGGAACCCCATCACAGAGAGCATCGCTGAGGACATGCCTGAGGAG GCACTTTGGGGCAGCAGCAGCTCATCTCTGTCAGTGGGGGAGTCATCAGTGGGTGAGTGGCTGCAGAGGCTTGGACTGGAGAGATATGAGCAAGGCCTGCTGCACAACGGCTGGGACGACCTGGAGTTCCTGAG tgacatcactgaggAGGACCTGGAAGAGGCAGGTGTGATGGA